The proteins below are encoded in one region of Podarcis raffonei isolate rPodRaf1 chromosome 6, rPodRaf1.pri, whole genome shotgun sequence:
- the LOC128415825 gene encoding cytochrome P450 4B1-like: MDLSRIWHLAIVFCLTCVLVKVIQLHRRRQELLKVLSSFPGPPTHWLYGHISELLPVSKVFQKVENWSLLYPFAFPLWFGKFSACVNITHPDYAKPLLARAEPKDSLAYRNITPWIGKGLLVLHGPKWAQHRKLLTPGFHYSILKPYVTLIAESTKTMLDKWEQLITQGKSVELFEHVSLMTLDSIMKCAFSYNSNCQMDRENSYVQAVMDLCCLVYTRLHTILGQSDLIYWFTPEGYRFRKACQVAHHHTDKIIKERRKSLMDEEELQKIQKKRHLDFLDILLFAKDEDGSGLSDEDLRAEVDTFMFEGHDTTASGISWLLYCLATNPEHQQKCREEIKAILGERDTIHWDDLGKMTYCTLCIKESLRLYPPVPGVSRELSKPITFFDGRTLPEGTWVAISIHLIHKNPSVWKDPEVFDPLRFSPENVSNRNSHAFLPFSAGPRNCIGQQFAMNEMKVALALTLLRFELSPDPTQPAPIPTPQIVLRSHKGIHLRMKKVAQI; this comes from the exons ATGGATCTGTCGCGGATTTGGCACTTGGCGATTGTCTTTTGCCTAACGTGCGTGCTGGTCAAAGTCATCCAGTTGCATCGCCGGAGGCAGGAGCTACTGAAGGTTTTGAGCTCTTTCCCGGGGCCCCCCACCCACTGGCTGTATGGGCACATCTCTGAG CTCTTACCTGTTTCCAAGGTTTTCCAGAAGGTAGAAAACTGGAGCCTTCTGTATCCATTTGCCTTTCCTTTGTGGTTTGGGAAATTCTCTGCCTGTGTAAACATCACACACCCTGATTATGCAAAACCATTACTCGCAagagcag AACCAAAGGACAGCTTGGCCTATCGGAACATAACTCCATGGAtag GGAAAGGCTTGCTCGTCCTGCATGGGCCAAAGTGGGCACAGCATCGAAAGCTTCTCACTCCAGGTTTCCATTATTCCATTTTGAAACCCTATGTGACGCTGATAGCAGAGTCTACAAAAACAATGTTG GATAAATGGGAACAGCTGATCACACAAGGTAAATCAGTGGAGCTCTTTGAACACGTGAGCTTGATGACTCTTGACAGCATCATGAAATGTGCCTTCAGTTATAACAGCAACTGCCAAATGGACAG GGAGAATTCCTACGTCCAAGCTGTCATGGATCTGTGTTGCTTAGTGTACACCAGACTGCATACAATCCTGGGTCAGAGTGATTTGATTTACTGGTTTACCCCCGAAGGATATCGGTTTCGGAAGGCTTGCCAGGTTGCCCATCATCATACAG ATAAGATAATCAAAGAGAGAAGGAAATCTCTGATGGATGAAGAAGAACTCCAAAAGATCCAGAAAAAGCGGCACCTTGATTTTCTCGACATCCTTCTCTTTGCCAAA GATGAAGATGGGAGTGGGCTATCTGATGAAGATCTGCGTGCTGAGGTGGACACTTTCATGTTTGAAGGCCACGATACCACAGCCAGTGGGATCTCCTGGCTGCTGTATTGCCTTGCAACAAATCCGGAACATCAGCAGAAATGCAGGGAGGAGATCAAGGCCATTCTGGGGGAACGTGACACCATCCACTG GGATGACCTTGGCAAGATGACCTACTGTACCCTATGCATTAAAGAGAGCCTCCGCCTTTACCCTCCAGTGCCAGGAGTGTCCCGAGAGCTCAGCAAACCTATCACATTCTTTGATGGACGGACTTTACCTGAAG GAACTTGGGTTGCGATAAGCATTCATCTCATCCACAAGAATCCCAGCGTATGGAAGGATCCTGAG GTGTTTGATCCTCTGAGGTTTTCTCCTGAGAATGTATCCAACAGAAACTCTCATGCCTTCCTGCCTTTCTCTGCTGGGCCACG GAACTGCATTGGGCAGCAGTTCGCCATGAACGAGATGAAAGTGGCCCTGGCCCTGACTCTGCTTCGGTTCGAGCTTTCGCCTGACCCGACTCAGCCTGCGCCTATCCCCACCCCTCAGATCGTCTTGCGTTCCCACAAAGGGATACACCTTCGCATGAAGAAAGTGGCGCAAATCTGA